One stretch of Segatella copri DNA includes these proteins:
- a CDS encoding alpha/beta hydrolase: MIFFLLMLTAITASAQSTARKFVLKNSSDGQSELTCYLPKNPSGRAVVDCPGGGYSHLAMDHEGHQWAEYFNKQGIAFFVLKYRMPKGNRNIPLSDAYQAMRTVRDSSAVWRINKEDVGIMGFSAGGHLASSVSTHAEAAVRPDFSILFYPVISMDERISHKGSCVNFLGEERNTNKKLVEEWSNDKAVRPGITPRAIILMSFDDKVVPPVTNGVAYYSAMSKAGNECTMHIYPTAGHGWGFRDAAHGFPYHDQMLNDLTCWLNRLPSK, translated from the coding sequence ATGATTTTTTTTCTTCTGATGCTGACAGCAATTACAGCATCAGCTCAATCCACAGCTCGCAAGTTCGTATTGAAGAACAGTAGCGACGGACAGAGTGAACTTACCTGTTATCTTCCTAAGAATCCTTCAGGAAGAGCTGTAGTAGATTGTCCTGGAGGTGGGTATTCTCATCTTGCAATGGACCATGAGGGACATCAGTGGGCAGAATATTTCAACAAACAGGGTATCGCTTTCTTTGTCTTGAAATACCGTATGCCTAAGGGAAATCGTAATATTCCGTTGAGTGATGCTTATCAGGCGATGCGTACCGTCCGTGACAGTTCTGCAGTATGGAGAATAAATAAGGAAGATGTTGGTATCATGGGCTTTTCTGCCGGTGGACATTTAGCTTCTTCCGTCAGTACTCATGCTGAGGCGGCTGTGCGACCTGATTTCTCGATTCTTTTCTATCCGGTGATTTCAATGGATGAGCGTATCTCTCATAAGGGATCATGTGTGAATTTCTTGGGTGAAGAGCGTAATACCAATAAGAAACTGGTAGAAGAGTGGTCTAATGATAAGGCTGTGCGTCCGGGTATTACCCCTCGTGCCATCATACTGATGTCTTTTGATGATAAGGTTGTTCCTCCTGTAACCAATGGCGTAGCCTATTATTCTGCCATGAGCAAGGCTGGCAACGAGTGTACCATGCACATCTATCCGACTGCCGGACATGGATGGGGGTTCCGCGATGCCGCTCATGGCTTCCCGTATCACGACCAAATGTTGAATGACCTTACCTGTTGGCTCAACAGGCTTCCGTCTAAGTAA